The proteins below come from a single Iocasia fonsfrigidae genomic window:
- a CDS encoding efflux RND transporter periplasmic adaptor subunit, with protein sequence MKSKKNLYKLIVVVILIVVIAFALVRCADEQENKEVLSQGSNNLEQSKGESPLQDNADKQNDSVISVEAKEVAQGTLATYVNIVGEARPYREVELVSKLSEIVDKVNIQVGDIVDKGDILVELNRDDQEITVKEKEGVLAATEADLQDALNGSRKEKILQCKADVESAKSDLEVAQNNYDRYKELYDQKYISKQTFEEYANKLTSSRSSYESKLQALKMAEDGSTVEEIKSLRAQVTQAEAGLSSAKLDLSRTSIKAPISGVISNLNIEIGEMTNTSSSILTISQLNKIKIKAYVSQRIVNKLKAGDSVVVYFSAIDDSFIAKIQSISPVADEIKKSFPVEIVVANPEQIIKAGMYAEIKLKTNQVADHLVVPQSAILEENGENYVYIVNNNKAKKLRVATGIASEDQIVILTGLQEGDQLIITGAEYLKDGSRINLVGQGDKQ encoded by the coding sequence TTGAAGTCAAAAAAAAATTTATATAAATTGATTGTAGTAGTAATATTGATTGTAGTAATTGCTTTTGCGCTGGTAAGATGTGCTGATGAGCAAGAGAATAAAGAAGTGTTAAGTCAGGGGAGTAACAACCTTGAGCAGTCAAAGGGAGAGTCTCCCTTACAAGATAATGCTGATAAACAGAATGATAGTGTAATCAGTGTTGAGGCCAAAGAAGTAGCACAGGGCACATTAGCTACTTATGTTAACATTGTTGGTGAAGCTAGACCTTATCGAGAGGTTGAACTGGTATCTAAGCTATCAGAAATTGTAGATAAAGTTAATATACAGGTGGGAGATATTGTTGATAAAGGTGATATTTTAGTTGAATTAAATAGAGATGATCAAGAGATAACAGTAAAAGAGAAAGAGGGAGTACTGGCAGCAACAGAGGCCGATCTACAGGATGCTTTAAATGGAAGTAGAAAAGAGAAAATTTTACAATGTAAGGCCGATGTAGAATCAGCTAAATCTGATCTAGAAGTGGCCCAAAATAATTATGACCGTTATAAAGAGTTATATGATCAAAAGTATATCTCTAAACAGACTTTTGAAGAATATGCCAATAAACTTACTTCAAGCAGAAGTAGTTATGAGTCAAAGCTACAGGCTTTAAAAATGGCTGAAGATGGTTCAACTGTTGAGGAGATTAAAAGTCTGCGGGCGCAAGTAACTCAAGCAGAAGCTGGCCTGAGCTCTGCTAAATTAGATTTATCAAGAACTAGCATAAAGGCCCCTATTTCAGGTGTTATCTCCAATTTGAATATTGAAATTGGTGAAATGACAAATACTTCTTCTTCAATACTAACTATCTCCCAGCTTAATAAAATAAAGATAAAGGCCTATGTTAGCCAGAGAATTGTCAATAAATTAAAGGCTGGTGATTCAGTTGTTGTGTATTTTTCTGCTATAGATGATAGCTTTATAGCTAAGATACAGAGCATCTCACCAGTGGCTGATGAGATAAAGAAGAGTTTTCCGGTAGAGATTGTAGTTGCTAATCCTGAACAGATTATTAAAGCGGGGATGTATGCAGAGATAAAACTTAAAACTAATCAGGTTGCTGATCATTTAGTAGTACCACAGAGTGCTATTTTGGAGGAGAATGGGGAAAATTATGTTTACATAGTAAATAATAATAAAGCTAAAAAACTAAGAGTAGCAACAGGTATTGCTTCTGAGGACCAGATAGTAATTTTAACTGGACTTCAAGAAGGGGACCAGCTTATTATTACAGGTGCAGAATATTTAAAAGATGGCTCCAGGATTAATTTAGTAGGTCAGGGGGATAAACAATGA